A stretch of Gemmobacter fulvus DNA encodes these proteins:
- a CDS encoding L,D-transpeptidase family protein: protein MVLIRILLAFALVLGLSACGGGKFRTYRGPEVTSIQVHKADRKMYLLHNSKVLKEYDISLGFQPVGHKQFEGDGKTPEGVYFISHHNPRSRYHLSVGVSYPNEADRAFASTMGKSPGGDIMIHGRSRYKGQNKGDWTAGCIAVRDREMEEIYSMLRRQTPILILP, encoded by the coding sequence ATGGTCTTGATCCGCATCCTTCTTGCGTTTGCGCTCGTGCTCGGGCTGTCTGCCTGTGGCGGCGGCAAGTTCCGCACCTATCGCGGCCCCGAAGTCACCTCGATCCAGGTGCATAAGGCAGATCGCAAGATGTATCTGCTGCACAATTCCAAAGTGCTGAAAGAATACGATATTTCTCTGGGTTTCCAGCCGGTCGGACACAAGCAGTTCGAGGGTGACGGCAAGACGCCGGAAGGTGTGTATTTCATCAGCCACCACAATCCGCGCAGCCGTTATCACCTGTCGGTCGGCGTGTCCTATCCGAACGAGGCGGATCGGGCCTTTGCGTCGACCATGGGCAAATCGCCGGGCGGCGATATCATGATTCACGGGCGTTCGCGCTACAAGGGCCAGAACAAGGGCGATTGGACCGCCGGCTGCATCGCGGTGCGCGACCGCGAAATGGAAGAGATCTATTCCATGCTGCGCCGCCAGACCCCGATCCTGATCCTGCCCTGA
- the hemH gene encoding ferrochelatase yields MLDATRDQAAPTIRPGEGRLAHAPASHPPVRQARIGVLLANLGTPDHYDYWSMRRYLNEFLSDKRVIDYASWKWQPLLQLIILTKRPFTSGANYKSIWNHDKGGPKGESPLMTITKDQTSALAATLKDNFGDQVMVDFCMRYGNPSTASKVRAMVAAGCEKILFFPLYPHYAGATSGTANDAFFRALMQEKRQPAARTVAEYFDHPLYIDALARSVERAYAQLDHRPDVLVASYHGMPKRYLMSGDPYHCQCQKTSRLLRERLGWDKGSIDTTFQSVFGPEEWLKPYTVEHVAELAKQGKKRIAVMAPAFSADCIETLEEINGEIREAFEHAGGESFTYIPCLNDDAAHIAALAAVIRDNLGGWL; encoded by the coding sequence ATGCTGGACGCCACGCGCGATCAGGCCGCCCCGACGATCCGCCCCGGCGAGGGCCGCCTGGCCCATGCGCCTGCCAGCCATCCGCCCGTGCGGCAGGCCAGGATCGGTGTTCTTCTGGCCAATCTCGGCACGCCCGACCATTACGATTACTGGTCGATGCGGCGGTATCTGAACGAATTCCTGTCGGACAAACGGGTGATCGACTATGCCAGCTGGAAGTGGCAGCCGCTGCTGCAGCTGATCATCCTGACCAAGCGCCCCTTCACCTCGGGCGCGAATTACAAATCCATCTGGAATCACGACAAGGGCGGCCCCAAGGGCGAAAGCCCGTTGATGACCATCACCAAAGATCAGACAAGCGCCCTTGCCGCGACACTGAAGGACAATTTTGGCGATCAGGTCATGGTCGATTTCTGCATGCGCTATGGCAATCCCTCCACCGCGTCGAAGGTGCGGGCGATGGTCGCGGCGGGCTGCGAGAAGATCCTGTTTTTCCCGCTGTATCCGCATTACGCCGGGGCCACCTCGGGCACGGCGAATGATGCCTTCTTTCGCGCGCTGATGCAGGAAAAGCGCCAGCCCGCAGCCCGCACCGTGGCGGAATACTTTGACCATCCGCTGTATATTGACGCACTGGCCCGATCGGTAGAACGCGCCTATGCGCAGCTGGATCACCGCCCCGATGTGCTGGTGGCCTCCTATCACGGGATGCCGAAACGCTATCTGATGTCAGGTGATCCCTATCACTGCCAATGCCAGAAAACCTCGCGGCTGCTGCGCGAGCGGCTGGGATGGGACAAGGGCAGCATCGACACCACGTTCCAGTCGGTCTTTGGCCCGGAAGAATGGCTCAAGCCCTATACGGTGGAGCATGTGGCAGAGCTGGCAAAACAGGGCAAGAAGCGCATTGCGGTGATGGCCCCCGCCTTTTCCGCCGACTGCATCGAGACGCTGGAAGAGATCAATGGTGAGATCCGCGAGGCGTTTGAGCACGCGGGCGGGGAAAGCTTTACCTATATTCCCTGCCTGAACGATGATGCCGCCCATATCGCGGCCCTCGCTGCCGTGATCCGCGACAATCTGGGGGGCTGGCTGTAA
- a CDS encoding L,D-transpeptidase yields MSADTTFKPSRRAVLGGAAAAAMGAAALPAFAQADSSVRNNISSFRMLDWQPYFTDTRKGAVLVDTQSRALHFWSEDQTVYKLYPTSVPLSEDLTRRGRTEIIKKVVGPEWRPTPSMLERNPDWPPYIGPGPDNPLGTHALWLSWTYYRIHGTHDTRKIGRKSSNGCVGLYNEHISELFNLTQVGTQVLLI; encoded by the coding sequence ATGAGTGCTGACACTACGTTCAAGCCCAGCCGCCGTGCGGTTCTTGGTGGCGCTGCTGCGGCAGCAATGGGGGCTGCGGCCCTTCCGGCCTTCGCGCAGGCCGACAGTTCTGTGCGCAACAACATCTCCAGCTTCCGTATGCTGGACTGGCAGCCCTACTTCACCGATACCCGCAAAGGCGCGGTTCTGGTGGATACGCAGTCGCGCGCGCTGCATTTCTGGTCGGAAGATCAGACGGTCTACAAACTTTACCCGACCTCGGTGCCGCTGTCGGAAGATCTGACCCGCCGGGGCCGGACCGAGATCATCAAGAAGGTGGTCGGCCCGGAATGGCGCCCGACGCCGTCGATGCTGGAACGCAACCCTGACTGGCCGCCCTATATCGGCCCCGGCCCGGACAATCCGCTCGGCACCCATGCGCTGTGGCTTTCGTGGACCTATTACCGGATCCATGGCACGCATGACACGCGCAAGATCGGCCGCAAATCTTCCAACGGCTGCGTCGGGCTGTACAACGAGCATATTTCGGAATTGTTCAACCTGACCCAAGTTGGCACACAGGTGTTGCTAATTTGA
- a CDS encoding CCA tRNA nucleotidyltransferase, translating into MRIEGDWLTSAATQAVCRAITAGGFQALFVGGCVRNALLNMPVADIDLASDAPPQTVSDLAEKAGLKVVPTGIDHGTVTVIAGGVPHEVTTFRRDVATDGRRAVVAYSGDIAEDAARRDFTMNALYALPDGQVIDPLGGLPDLVARHVRFVGDAERRIREDYLRILRFFRFHAIYGDPAGGIDAEGLAACAALSAGIETLSAERIGAEMRKLLAAADPAPALAAMAQAGVLAQVLPGADARPLAPLVHLEGDLAPSWLRRLAVLGGEDVSARWRLSRQDSRDLALVKDALGDLSSPAALGYRLKPALATDVILARAALFEADPPPDWRAEIARGAAARFPVRSADLMPALQGAALGARLKALEQHWLQTGLRLGRDDLLG; encoded by the coding sequence ATGAGGATCGAGGGCGACTGGCTGACCTCTGCCGCCACGCAGGCGGTGTGCCGGGCGATCACGGCAGGCGGGTTTCAGGCGCTGTTCGTGGGGGGCTGTGTGCGCAATGCGCTGCTGAACATGCCGGTGGCGGACATTGATCTTGCCAGCGACGCCCCGCCGCAAACCGTCTCTGATCTTGCCGAAAAGGCCGGATTGAAAGTGGTTCCGACCGGGATCGACCATGGCACGGTGACGGTGATTGCGGGCGGCGTGCCGCATGAGGTGACGACCTTCCGCCGCGATGTGGCAACCGATGGCCGTCGGGCGGTGGTCGCCTATTCCGGCGATATTGCCGAAGATGCGGCGCGGCGCGATTTCACCATGAATGCGCTTTATGCCCTGCCGGATGGGCAGGTGATCGACCCGCTGGGCGGATTGCCCGACCTTGTGGCGCGGCATGTCCGGTTTGTCGGCGATGCCGAACGCCGCATCCGCGAGGATTACCTGCGCATCCTGCGCTTTTTCCGCTTTCACGCGATCTACGGCGATCCGGCAGGCGGCATTGATGCCGAGGGGCTGGCCGCCTGTGCGGCCCTTTCGGCTGGAATAGAGACGCTTTCTGCCGAACGTATCGGGGCGGAAATGCGCAAATTGCTGGCGGCGGCGGATCCGGCGCCTGCGCTGGCCGCGATGGCGCAGGCCGGGGTTCTGGCGCAGGTTCTGCCGGGGGCCGATGCGCGGCCGCTGGCCCCTCTGGTGCATCTGGAGGGTGATCTTGCGCCGAGCTGGCTGCGCCGCCTTGCCGTTTTGGGCGGCGAGGATGTGAGCGCGCGCTGGCGGCTGTCGCGGCAGGACAGCCGGGATCTGGCGCTGGTGAAGGATGCATTGGGCGATCTGTCCAGCCCTGCCGCGCTCGGCTATCGCTTGAAACCGGCGCTGGCGACCGATGTCATTCTGGCCCGGGCGGCGCTGTTCGAGGCGGACCCGCCACCAGATTGGCGGGCCGAGATCGCGCGGGGGGCGGCGGCGCGCTTTCCGGTACGCTCTGCCGATCTGATGCCCGCCTTGCAGGGCGCGGCGCTGGGGGCGCGGCTGAAGGCGCTGGAACAGCACTGGCTGCAAACCGGGCTGCGGCTTGGCCGGGATGATCTTCTGGGGTGA
- a CDS encoding CAP domain-containing protein has protein sequence MTRFSVLAVCAAAMLAACSTTAPEAQFGADGRPLPRVYKIDKRTEGEIAYRVLDSVNSLRAAKGVVQMQLNPQLNAAAAAHSRDMSAQNRPWHFGSDGSSPLLRVQRAGYGGHFGGELISETYETELETLAAWANQPDTRAIILDASANEMGFAWFQEPSGKIWWTLVTGDSTRAPVQNVNAIALGRTVTSEMDNVPAQ, from the coding sequence ATGACGAGATTTTCCGTTCTGGCGGTCTGTGCGGCAGCCATGCTCGCGGCTTGCAGCACCACAGCCCCGGAGGCACAGTTCGGCGCCGATGGGCGCCCCCTGCCGCGTGTCTACAAGATCGACAAACGCACCGAGGGCGAGATCGCCTATCGGGTGCTTGATTCGGTCAACTCGCTGCGGGCGGCCAAGGGCGTGGTGCAGATGCAATTGAACCCGCAACTGAACGCGGCGGCAGCGGCACATTCGCGTGACATGTCGGCGCAGAATCGTCCCTGGCATTTCGGCTCTGACGGCTCGTCGCCGCTGCTGCGGGTGCAGCGTGCGGGCTATGGCGGGCATTTCGGCGGCGAGCTGATTTCGGAAACCTACGAGACGGAACTGGAAACGCTGGCCGCCTGGGCAAACCAGCCCGACACCCGCGCGATCATTCTGGATGCCAGCGCCAATGAGATGGGGTTTGCCTGGTTCCAGGAGCCGAGCGGCAAGATCTGGTGGACGCTTGTCACCGGCGACAGCACCCGCGCGCCCGTGCAAAACGTGAACGCCATCGCTCTGGGCCGCACCGTGACCTCTGAAATGGACAATGTTCCCGCGCAATAA
- a CDS encoding ABC transporter ATP-binding protein, giving the protein MFRFFEGLVDPYRPYTPSNTPPRKLWPFLREYIIPFRGVFTVTALLSVLAAAADVVLIWYVGRVVDLLAQGKPQEIWASYGTEILAVGFAVLVLRPLILVANVALLHNTILPNFGTMIRYRAHNHVLRQPVGWFESDFAGRIANRIMQTPPAAGDAVFQTFDAVAFASVTVVGAGVMLAEADLRLLVPLLIWFALYAALVKWTLRRAGPASKASSDARSAVTGRVVDAYSNIHSVKMFAHHDLEMRYATEAIETARVKFQQEMRIVTKMDLALTVLNGFLIVAVTGWALLLWYQGQASVGTVAAATTLVLRLNNMTYWIMWATTSLVQALGVVAEGMETITQPIGLVDAAAARPLRLTEGRIDLQAVSHHYGRGSGGLQAVTLTIRPGERIGLVGRSGAGKSTLVKLMLRFYDPEAGRILIDGQDITQVTQDSLRREIGMVQQDSSLLHRSVRENILYGRPDATEAEMIAAAQRAEAHEFILTLEDPEGRRGYDAHVGERGVKLSGGQRQRVGLARVILKDAPILILDEATSALDSEVEAAIQDALYGVMQGKTVIAIAHRLSTIAAMDRIVVLEDGRVAEDGSHADLLAQGGLYARFWARQSGGFIGTEETE; this is encoded by the coding sequence ATGTTCCGGTTTTTCGAAGGGCTGGTTGACCCCTATCGGCCATATACGCCCTCCAATACGCCACCGCGCAAACTCTGGCCGTTCCTGCGGGAATATATCATCCCGTTCCGGGGGGTGTTTACCGTTACGGCGCTGCTGTCGGTGCTGGCGGCGGCGGCGGATGTGGTGCTGATCTGGTATGTGGGCCGGGTGGTCGACCTGCTGGCGCAGGGCAAACCGCAAGAGATCTGGGCCAGCTATGGCACCGAGATTCTGGCGGTGGGCTTTGCCGTTCTGGTGCTGCGGCCGCTGATCCTCGTGGCCAATGTGGCGCTGCTGCACAATACGATCCTGCCGAACTTTGGCACCATGATCCGTTACCGCGCGCATAATCATGTGCTGCGGCAGCCGGTGGGCTGGTTTGAATCCGATTTCGCGGGCCGCATTGCCAACCGCATCATGCAGACACCGCCCGCTGCCGGGGATGCAGTGTTTCAGACCTTTGACGCAGTGGCCTTTGCCAGCGTCACTGTGGTGGGTGCGGGCGTGATGCTGGCAGAGGCGGATCTGCGTCTGCTGGTGCCGTTGCTGATCTGGTTCGCGCTTTATGCCGCGCTGGTGAAATGGACGCTGCGCCGGGCGGGCCCGGCCTCCAAGGCCAGTTCGGATGCGCGCTCGGCTGTCACCGGGCGGGTGGTTGATGCCTATAGCAACATCCATTCGGTGAAGATGTTCGCGCATCACGATCTGGAAATGCGTTATGCGACCGAAGCGATCGAAACCGCGCGGGTGAAGTTCCAGCAGGAAATGCGCATCGTCACCAAGATGGATCTGGCGCTGACGGTGCTGAACGGGTTTCTGATCGTGGCGGTGACCGGCTGGGCCTTGCTGCTGTGGTATCAGGGGCAGGCTTCGGTGGGCACGGTGGCGGCGGCGACGACGCTTGTGCTGCGGCTGAACAACATGACCTATTGGATCATGTGGGCGACAACCTCGCTGGTGCAGGCGCTGGGCGTGGTGGCCGAAGGTATGGAGACGATCACCCAACCCATCGGGCTGGTGGATGCGGCAGCGGCGCGGCCCTTGCGGCTGACCGAGGGGCGGATCGACCTTCAGGCCGTCTCGCATCACTATGGCCGCGGTTCGGGCGGTTTGCAGGCGGTAACGCTGACCATCCGGCCCGGGGAACGGATCGGGCTTGTCGGGCGTTCCGGTGCCGGGAAATCGACATTGGTGAAGCTGATGCTGCGCTTTTACGATCCCGAGGCCGGGCGCATCCTGATCGACGGGCAAGACATCACGCAGGTCACACAAGACAGCCTGCGCCGCGAAATCGGCATGGTGCAGCAGGACAGCAGCCTGTTGCATCGGTCCGTGCGCGAAAACATCCTCTATGGCCGCCCCGATGCCACCGAGGCCGAGATGATCGCGGCGGCACAGCGTGCCGAAGCGCATGAGTTCATCCTGACGCTGGAAGACCCCGAAGGCCGCCGCGGTTATGATGCGCATGTCGGCGAGCGCGGGGTGAAGCTTTCGGGCGGGCAGCGCCAGCGCGTCGGTCTGGCGCGGGTGATCCTGAAAGATGCGCCGATCCTGATCCTGGACGAGGCGACAAGCGCGCTCGACAGCGAGGTCGAGGCGGCGATCCAGGATGCGCTTTATGGTGTGATGCAGGGCAAGACAGTGATCGCCATTGCGCACCGCCTGTCGACCATCGCGGCGATGGACCGTATTGTGGTGCTGGAGGATGGGCGCGTGGCCGAAGACGGCAGCCATGCCGATCTTCTGGCGCAGGGCGGCCTTTATGCCCGGTTCTGGGCGCGGCAATCCGGTGGATTTATCGGAACAGAGGAGACGGAATGA
- a CDS encoding CoA pyrophosphatase encodes MAIETLIAALARPTPASSDYDLNPDTVLAPGRVLRPAAVLVAVCEGRQGPEVLLTKRASGLKHHPGQIAFPGGKIDATDASPEAAALREAWEEVALDPALVRVLGRLPAHETVTGYSVTPILGHIRDGFVSRAELGEVQEVFRVPLSHLADLSRFRVERRIWRGEWRSYYAVPYGPYYIWGATARMLRGLAERLAA; translated from the coding sequence ATGGCGATTGAAACGCTGATAGCGGCGCTGGCACGGCCCACGCCTGCCTCGTCGGACTATGATCTGAACCCCGACACGGTTCTGGCTCCGGGGCGCGTTCTGCGCCCCGCTGCTGTTCTGGTGGCGGTGTGTGAAGGGCGGCAGGGGCCAGAGGTGCTGCTGACCAAACGCGCCTCGGGGCTGAAGCACCATCCGGGGCAGATTGCCTTTCCGGGGGGCAAGATTGATGCCACCGATGCCTCGCCCGAGGCGGCGGCGCTGCGCGAGGCCTGGGAGGAGGTGGCGCTCGACCCGGCGCTGGTCCGGGTTCTGGGGCGGCTGCCCGCGCATGAAACCGTCACCGGCTATAGCGTGACGCCGATTTTGGGCCATATCAGAGACGGTTTTGTGTCCCGGGCCGAGTTGGGCGAGGTGCAGGAGGTGTTTCGCGTGCCGCTGTCGCATCTGGCCGATCTGAGCCGGTTCCGGGTTGAGCGGCGGATCTGGCGGGGCGAGTGGCGCAGCTATTATGCCGTGCCTTACGGCCCCTATTATATCTGGGGCGCAACGGCCCGGATGTTGCGCGGGCTGGCCGAAAGGCTTGCTGCATGA
- the hslO gene encoding Hsp33 family molecular chaperone HslO: MTIGSQIAWDDTVLPFQLDLADIRGRVARLDGVLDQVLKQHAYPPQIEALVCEAALLTALIGQTIKLRWRLSLQIRGIGPVKMIATDYYGPTEDGQAARIRAYANFVEEDLDPAAKPFDLIGEGYFVIVIDQGQGMLPYQGITPLTGGSLSACAETYFAQSEQLPTRFALTYGRSQVPGVAPHWRAGGVMIQHMPKASPFVAQEGGSGEGGLLTPADIVDGEDGENWARVNLLLDTVEELELIGPSVAPTDLLVRLFHEEQPRVYDAQPVRFGCSCSAEKVRSSLSIYSAKDLRHMTTPEGILTADCQFCGAHYEFDPKTLGFEAEQAARDGD, encoded by the coding sequence ATGACCATCGGATCGCAAATCGCCTGGGACGATACTGTCCTGCCGTTTCAACTGGACCTCGCGGATATTCGCGGCCGCGTGGCGCGGCTGGATGGCGTGCTGGATCAGGTGCTGAAGCAACATGCCTATCCGCCCCAGATCGAGGCGCTGGTCTGCGAGGCGGCCTTGCTGACCGCGCTGATCGGCCAGACGATCAAGCTGCGCTGGCGGCTGTCGTTGCAGATCCGCGGCATCGGGCCGGTGAAGATGATTGCCACCGATTACTATGGCCCGACCGAGGATGGTCAGGCCGCCCGCATCCGCGCCTATGCGAATTTCGTGGAAGAAGATCTGGACCCCGCTGCAAAACCGTTCGACCTGATCGGCGAGGGGTATTTTGTCATCGTGATCGACCAGGGGCAGGGCATGTTGCCCTATCAGGGCATTACGCCGCTGACCGGCGGGTCACTGTCCGCCTGCGCAGAGACCTATTTTGCGCAATCTGAACAGCTTCCGACCCGGTTCGCGCTGACCTATGGCCGCAGTCAGGTGCCGGGTGTGGCACCGCATTGGCGGGCAGGGGGCGTGATGATCCAGCATATGCCCAAAGCCTCGCCCTTCGTGGCGCAAGAGGGTGGCTCGGGCGAGGGCGGGTTGCTGACCCCGGCGGATATCGTCGATGGCGAGGACGGCGAAAACTGGGCGCGCGTCAATCTGCTGCTGGATACGGTGGAGGAGCTGGAGCTGATCGGGCCGTCGGTTGCGCCGACGGATCTGCTGGTGCGGCTGTTCCACGAGGAGCAACCGCGCGTCTATGATGCCCAGCCGGTGCGCTTTGGCTGCTCCTGTTCGGCGGAAAAGGTGCGCTCGTCGCTGTCGATCTATTCGGCCAAGGATCTGCGCCACATGACCACGCCGGAAGGTATTCTGACGGCGGATTGCCAGTTCTGCGGCGCGCATTACGAATTCGATCCGAAAACGCTGGGCTTCGAGGCCGAGCAGGCGGCACGGGATGGCGATTGA
- a CDS encoding class I SAM-dependent RNA methyltransferase: MKLTIERLGHLGDAIAQGPDGPVYVPQMLPGEEVEGEIQGDKLLNARILTPSADRVKPPCPHARSCGGCLMQHARDGFVADWKMGIVRGALAGQGIEAELRGVLTSPPQSRRRATLSGRRTKGGAMLGFHARGSDQLIPAPNCQLLHPDLMAVFPALEALVIAGGSRTTELSLTLTRTLAGPDVIVAGGKPLDGQLRLDLARITEAHGLSRLTWGDETVALRAAPMQRFGKALVAPPPGAFLQATVEGERALLGAVRAAVGSADRITDLFAGVGTFSLPLADQAAVHAVEGEAAMMAALDKGWRQAQGLHRVSVETRDLFRRPLEPDEFKGVQAVVIDPPRAGAEAQTATLARSGVPVIAAVSCNPVTFARDARVLRAGGYQLDWVHVVDQFRWSSHVELAARFSRA; encoded by the coding sequence ATGAAACTGACCATCGAGCGACTGGGCCACCTGGGCGACGCCATCGCGCAGGGGCCGGACGGCCCCGTTTATGTGCCACAGATGCTGCCCGGCGAAGAGGTCGAGGGCGAGATTCAGGGCGACAAGCTACTGAATGCGCGGATCCTGACCCCCTCGGCGGATCGGGTGAAACCGCCATGCCCCCATGCCCGCAGCTGCGGTGGCTGCCTGATGCAGCACGCCCGTGACGGGTTTGTGGCCGATTGGAAGATGGGGATCGTGCGCGGTGCGCTGGCCGGTCAGGGCATCGAGGCGGAACTGCGTGGCGTGCTGACCTCGCCGCCGCAATCACGCAGGCGGGCCACGCTTTCGGGGCGGCGTACCAAGGGCGGTGCGATGCTGGGCTTTCATGCGCGCGGCTCGGATCAGTTGATCCCCGCGCCGAATTGTCAGCTGCTGCACCCCGACCTGATGGCGGTGTTCCCGGCGCTGGAGGCGCTGGTGATCGCAGGCGGATCGCGCACCACCGAACTGTCGCTGACGCTGACCCGCACTTTGGCGGGGCCGGATGTGATCGTGGCAGGGGGCAAGCCGCTCGACGGGCAGTTGCGGCTGGATCTGGCGCGCATCACTGAAGCCCACGGCCTGTCGCGGCTGACCTGGGGGGACGAGACGGTGGCCCTGCGCGCCGCGCCGATGCAGCGATTCGGCAAGGCGCTGGTGGCACCGCCGCCCGGGGCCTTCCTGCAAGCGACGGTGGAGGGCGAGCGCGCCTTGCTGGGGGCGGTGCGCGCCGCCGTGGGCAGCGCCGACCGCATCACCGATCTGTTCGCCGGGGTGGGCACGTTCAGTCTGCCGCTGGCCGATCAGGCCGCGGTTCATGCTGTCGAGGGCGAGGCGGCGATGATGGCCGCGCTCGACAAGGGCTGGCGTCAGGCGCAGGGGCTGCACCGCGTCAGCGTCGAGACGCGTGATCTGTTCCGCCGTCCGCTGGAACCTGATGAATTCAAAGGCGTGCAGGCCGTCGTGATCGACCCGCCGCGCGCCGGGGCCGAGGCGCAGACAGCCACACTGGCGCGCTCCGGTGTGCCGGTGATCGCGGCGGTGTCGTGCAATCCGGTGACCTTCGCGCGCGATGCCCGGGTGCTGCGCGCCGGGGGCTATCAGCTCGATTGGGTGCATGTGGTCGATCAGTTCCGCTGGTCGTCGCATGTGGAACTGGCGGCGCGGTTCAGCCGGGCGTGA
- a CDS encoding ABC transporter ATP-binding protein, translating to MKLLTSLGGFIDAFRPASGNPPQQLGAFFGWCLRGAWGPLVVAGIISSLAGTTEVVSALILGWVVDAAVSAGPADFFAVHLDLLLWFTAFYLIFRPLAFAASAASNSIIVGPNVMPLVLSRLHRWTLGQSVTFFDNDFAGRIAQKQMQAARAVTDVATEVINTVCFALASVIGSAIFLIAIDARIAIALLVWMAAYLALIRFFLPKVKVNSAARAAARAMVSGQVVDTITNIKTVKLFAHAAFEDRVALKSMEVFRARSLEFGVISTWFRFTLMTLAGVLPVLLIGGTVLLWQQGAATAGAIAASGAVAMRIAQMTGWVSFTLMSIYTSVGEVEDGMRTLSAPHLLADKPDAIELPRVKGAVRYDHASFAYGRTRGGVEDVFLDIRAGEKLGIVGASGAGKSSLVALLLRLYDCEKGAVLVDGHDVRDVTQESLRRQIGMVTQETAMFNRSARDNIAYGRPDATEAEIIAAARQAEAHEFILAMEDHQGRKGYDAYLGERGVKLSGGQRQRIALARAFLKDAPILVLDEATSALDSEVEASIQEALDRVMVGKTVLAIAHRLSTIAAMDRIVVLDSGRIVEMGNHEALLAQGGLYARYWNRQSGGFIVTEEAEAAE from the coding sequence ATGAAGCTGCTGACATCGCTTGGCGGCTTTATTGACGCCTTCCGCCCCGCCTCGGGCAATCCGCCGCAACAGCTTGGCGCATTTTTCGGCTGGTGTCTGCGCGGGGCCTGGGGGCCTTTGGTGGTGGCGGGCATCATCTCCAGCCTTGCGGGCACGACAGAGGTGGTTTCGGCGCTGATCCTCGGTTGGGTGGTGGATGCGGCGGTAAGCGCAGGGCCTGCCGACTTTTTCGCCGTGCATCTGGATCTGCTGCTGTGGTTCACCGCCTTTTACCTGATCTTCCGCCCGCTGGCCTTTGCGGCCTCGGCGGCGTCCAACTCGATCATCGTCGGGCCGAATGTGATGCCGCTGGTATTGAGCCGTCTGCATCGCTGGACCCTGGGGCAAAGCGTCACCTTCTTTGACAATGATTTTGCCGGGCGGATCGCGCAAAAGCAGATGCAGGCAGCGCGGGCGGTGACCGATGTGGCGACAGAGGTGATCAACACCGTCTGTTTCGCGCTGGCCTCGGTGATCGGTTCGGCGATTTTCCTGATCGCGATTGATGCCCGCATTGCGATTGCGTTGCTGGTCTGGATGGCGGCCTATCTGGCGCTGATCCGGTTTTTCCTGCCCAAGGTAAAGGTGAACTCGGCGGCGCGGGCGGCGGCGCGGGCGATGGTGTCGGGGCAGGTGGTGGATACGATCACCAATATCAAGACCGTCAAGCTGTTCGCTCATGCCGCCTTCGAGGACCGGGTTGCGCTGAAAAGCATGGAGGTCTTCCGCGCCCGCAGTCTGGAATTCGGCGTCATCTCGACCTGGTTCCGATTTACTCTGATGACGCTGGCCGGGGTGCTGCCGGTGTTGCTGATCGGCGGCACTGTGCTGTTGTGGCAGCAGGGCGCGGCCACGGCCGGCGCGATTGCGGCCTCGGGGGCGGTGGCGATGCGGATTGCGCAGATGACCGGCTGGGTCAGCTTTACCCTGATGTCCATCTATACCAGCGTGGGCGAGGTGGAGGACGGAATGCGCACGCTGTCGGCGCCGCATCTTCTGGCCGACAAGCCCGATGCGATCGAACTGCCGCGCGTCAAGGGGGCTGTGCGCTATGATCATGCCAGCTTTGCCTATGGCCGCACGCGGGGCGGGGTGGAGGATGTGTTTCTGGACATCCGCGCCGGTGAGAAGCTGGGCATTGTCGGCGCATCGGGGGCGGGCAAATCCAGCCTCGTGGCGCTGCTGTTGCGGCTCTATGATTGCGAAAAGGGTGCGGTTCTGGTCGATGGCCATGATGTGCGCGATGTGACGCAGGAATCGCTGCGCCGTCAGATCGGCATGGTCACGCAGGAAACCGCGATGTTCAACCGCTCGGCGCGGGACAATATCGCCTATGGCCGCCCCGATGCGACAGAGGCCGAGATCATCGCGGCGGCGCGGCAGGCCGAAGCGCATGAGTTCATTCTGGCGATGGAGGATCATCAGGGCCGCAAGGGGTATGATGCCTATCTTGGGGAGCGTGGGGTCAAACTGTCAGGCGGGCAGCGGCAACGCATCGCGCTGGCGCGTGCCTTCCTGAAGGATGCGCCGATTCTGGTGCTGGACGAGGCGACCTCGGCGCTTGATTCGGAGGTGGAGGCCAGTATCCAGGAAGCGCTGGACCGGGTGATGGTGGGCAAAACCGTGCTGGCCATCGCGCATCGCCTGTCGACCATCGCTGCGATGGACCGGATTGTGGTGCTGGATTCGGGCCGGATCGTCGAGATGGGCAACCATGAGGCGCTTTTGGCACAAGGAGGGCTTTACGCGCGCTACTGGAACCGTCAATCGGGGGGCTTCATCGTCACCGAAGAGGCTGAGGCAGCGGAATGA